A segment of the Bacteroidia bacterium genome:
GAATTTGGTGGTCAAACAGTGTACAATCTATTCCTGCCTGAGTTAGCAAATAAGCTGCATATAAACCTGCTGGACCTCCGCCAATAATCCCGTATCTCATACCTATCTGCAAATGTACAACGCAAATGTCTTTAACAAAGTTAGATATGCCTAACCTTTTAGTATATTTGCTTACATGATTTTGAACAAGGTCAAAAGTTTAATCATTTGTGGAATAATAGGTGCAGCGAATGTATTTGCCCAACAGGCGCATATTTACATATCAGGTTCAGAAACGATGAAAAAAATGATGATACGCTTAGCAGAAACTTACATGCAAAAAAATCCAAATATCATCATAGATGTCAAAGGTGGTCACTCTGAAAAAGGACTAGAAGACCTTAGGGCAAAAAGGGTAGATATTTGTGCTACTACAAAACCTCCTCTAACTACTATTGCTGAGGAAATGCATAGTTTTTATGAAGAACCTTTGGTTAAAAAGGTCATTGGTACTGAAGTTTTAGCGGTTTTTGTACATAAAAAAAATCCTGTTAAACAGCTTACTTGTGAACAATTAGCAGACATATTTTCGGGCAAAATTACCAACTGGAAACAAGTAGGAGGTAAAAACGCACCTATCAAGGCATTTCGTATGCCTGATTTGTCAGGTACTTCTCAAACTTTTCAAGCCGTTTTGATGCTTAACAAAGAATATGCAGAAGGGCTACCTATCAAAAATACTTCCCAAGAAATGGTAGCCCAAGTAGAAAAGGATGTCCACGCTATTGCTTATGGAAAGCTTTTGCATGCATCTAAAAATGTTACTGTACTACCTTTGCAGGATTGTGATAATGTAGTTTTGGATAAAAATTTTTATCCTCCTACTAAGGAAAACATTGACCAAAACAAATACGTATTCATACGGCACTTGTATTTAATGACACACAAAAATCCCAAGCCCGAAGTAAAAAATTTTTTAGATTGGACCACTACCGATGAAGCCCAAAAATTAGTGGCTGAAATGGGCTTTATCCCCTTTAAACAAAAATAAACACTTTCAGTAGTGTAAAAATGATTAAAACGGTGTTTTTTCATTCTGCTCACCTATAAAATCTCTAAGAATTTTTTCAACTTTTTGACAAGCTGCTTCTAAATCATCATTGATAACAACTTTGTCAAATAAATGGGCTTGCATAATTTCGGTTTCTGCTTTTTTTAGCCGTTGTTGTAAGGTAATTTCGGTTTCTGTACCTCGTTCAATAAGGCGCTTTT
Coding sequences within it:
- a CDS encoding phosphate ABC transporter substrate-binding protein, with product MILNKVKSLIICGIIGAANVFAQQAHIYISGSETMKKMMIRLAETYMQKNPNIIIDVKGGHSEKGLEDLRAKRVDICATTKPPLTTIAEEMHSFYEEPLVKKVIGTEVLAVFVHKKNPVKQLTCEQLADIFSGKITNWKQVGGKNAPIKAFRMPDLSGTSQTFQAVLMLNKEYAEGLPIKNTSQEMVAQVEKDVHAIAYGKLLHASKNVTVLPLQDCDNVVLDKNFYPPTKENIDQNKYVFIRHLYLMTHKNPKPEVKNFLDWTTTDEAQKLVAEMGFIPFKQK